A single window of Debaryomyces hansenii CBS767 chromosome F complete sequence DNA harbors:
- a CDS encoding DEHA2F26796p (similar to CA2187|IPF11667 Candida albicans IPF11667): protein MILPRLYNKRHRNGIRLMFVASFVILSLHRFLSDNVEQYMLESQALNLNRESSFNPRNIAYAVYSHINSYNDEDDMRDTITSKISGENGEIHFHWDDWVDLSQIDHILRKYRAESPEGQCDKVLDKFANVNGYFMESYNKKVSRGMADLYCLKDIPTKIIAVTDESMVEVPVHGKKRIGPSNLPANVTKDQLVEEMLKVQNTVSSRFESKPLKSAQKSVNVKAEDFIFNPDLEIFKLREKLNTDTIKSSEYTYLKFLEYSNKVVEYSGRYFKYPWIVSDVVQGHSHHLAYPFFRRFIGDRERQSVLHHMIRAWFQFAEAAEMPSWINYGSLLGWAHNGVNMPWDTDVDVQMPIVHLDRLGREYNQSIILENPRYGNAKYLLEIAPTYIRQGNGKNFIDARFIDINSGLYIDISALSHSGSTPPNDLFDGLTKKEEHKSLSVHCKNWNWHTLDEILPIRHTYFEGGDAYIPNNVSRILSRKYGKESFTTKIHAFNHNYQKDINLWVSDELCESSPNVNRFQNNDKSTLTLKGACDEIILQDEYQIAYECTERHKQLELDVDNSLEYQIDEKGNLPYFRKDAWDYYNDINKNVVKHDRWYIKEDVV, encoded by the coding sequence ATGATTCTACCTAGGCTTTATAACAAGAGACACAGAAATGGTATTCGATTAATGTTTGTCGCCAGTTTCGTGATACTATCTTTGCACCGGTTCTTATCTGACAACGTTGAGCAATACATGCTTGAGAGCCAAGCTTTGAATTTGAACCGAGAATCCAGCTTCAATCCACGAAATATAGCATACGCTGTTTATTCGCATATAAACTCGTACaacgatgaagacgatATGAGGGATACGATCACCTCGAAGATTAGTGGGGAAAATGGAGAAATACACTTCCATTGGGATGATTGGGTAGATTTGCTGCAGATTGACCACATACTTCGAAAGTACCGAGCGGAATCACCTGAAGGTCAATGTGATAAGGTACTCGATAAGTTTGCGAATGTGAACGGGTATTTCATGGAGtcatataataaaaaggTGTCGAGAGGAATGGCTGATTTATATTGCTTGAAGGATATACCAACCAAGATTATCGCAGTCACGGACGAGTCCATGGTTGAGGTGCCGGTCCATGGGAAGAAACGGATTGGTCCATCCAATTTGCCGGCAAATGTAACCAAGGACCAGTTGGTAGAAGAAATGCTTAAAGTTCAAAACACAGTGCTGTCTAGATTCGAACTGAAGCCATTGAAGAGCGCACAAAAATCCGTTAACGTTAAGGCGGAGGATTTCATATTCAACCCTGACCTTgagattttcaaattaCGGGAAAAGTTGAACACCGATACTATCAAACTGTCCGAATATACGTATTTGAAGTTCTTGGAATACTCTAATAAAGTAGTTGAATACTCGGGcagatatttcaaatatccTTGGATTGTTTCTGATGTGGTCCAAGGTCATTCTCATCATCTTGCATATCCTTTCTTCAGAAGATTCATTGGGGATCGTGAGAGGCAAAGTGTACTTCACCACATGATACGAGCATGGTTTCAATTTGCCGAAGCTGCAGAAATGCCAAGCTGGATAAATTATGGTTCGTTATTAGGATGGGCACATAATGGAGTAAATATGCCATGGGATACTGATGTGGATGTTCAAATGCCAATTGTGCATTTGGACAGACTAGGAAGAGAGTATAATCAATCTATTATACTTGAAAATCCAAGATATGGTAATGCGAAGtatcttcttgaaattGCTCCTACGTATATAAGGCAAGGAAATGGtaagaattttattgatgcaagatttattgatattaactCGGGTCTCTATATCGATATCTCTGCCTTGTCTCATTCAGGAAGTACTCCACCAAATGACTTATTTGATGGATTAACTAAAAAAGAAGAGCACAAATCGTTACTGGTTCATTGTAAGAACTGGAATTGGCATACTCTAGATGAGATTTTACCAATAAGACACACCTACTTTGAAGGTGGTGATGCATACATACCGAATAATGTTTCCAGGATTTTAAGTAGAAAATACGGGAAAGAATCATTTACTACTAAGATCCATGCTTTCAATCATAATTACCAGAAGGACATCAATTTATGGGTCTCTGATGAATTATGTGAAAGTTCACCTAACGTTAATAGGTTCCAAAATAATGACAAAAGTACATTAACATTAAAAGGTGCTTgtgatgaaataatattacaGGATGAGTACCAGATTGCTTATGAATGTACTGAAAGACATAAACAATTGGAGTTAGATGTTGATAATAGTTTAGAATATCAAATAGATGAAAAGGGAAATTTACCTTACTTTCGAAAGGATGCATGGGATTATTATAAcgatataaataaaaatgttGTTAAGCATGATCGTTGGTATATAAAAGAAGATGTTGTCTAG
- a CDS encoding DEHA2F26774p (similar to uniprot|P42950 Saccharomyces cerevisiae YJL103C Hypothetical ORF), whose translation MTKKLSPLEKKNRKPASKACVFCHSKHLQCSNERPCKNCMKRNLGDQCHDAIRKRAKYLNTSGVKKMKSRTNSISSSYRSPSVSESPQNPYTHSIIKQEPDLNMRGELQSIQQENTSHNQPGPSNVSHYVDQRPTIPTNTMLDTTNDVLNKLLYSEPIHSDSISLRDSISEQPEMDSNRRSIDTMFNSNYLNQEYLMLGDIILHSKPSSPSPSNTSASEYNGDATISPANTLLNNTRLDFDNSNDHMSNSKRKLNKLKDSRPFIALGVSNDVPISLQPEGTLSLDNLSTKNEIMNKDNISSNSLKTDYVSPLISHHIYQSVQDIYMHSIPNFDYPQSYHSLTNFLKRRFSGNSLAHDQRQAKRNNLLIILKLIASYRPTFISAHKNLLKPYDLLFLEMSFQRSLIDYEKLLLFNSSPSIIWRRTGEIVSISNDLLSILGFNLSEILSKRTFIMELMYDDESIINYFKLFKSVAVGNLHSSIITKCKLMKNSSAAFHNEASDVADREYIEFCSAWTVKRDPFDIPMLIIGQFLPILPGGEGVRKY comes from the coding sequence ATGACTAAAAAGCTTAGCCCACTTGAAAAAAAGAACAGAAAACCGGCTTCGAAAGCCTGTGTTTTTTGTCACTCAAAGCACTTGCAATGCTCTAATGAGAGGCCTTGCAAGAATTGCATGAAGCGAAACCTAGGTGATCAATGCCATGACGCTATTAGAAAACGGGCAAAGTACTTAAATACCTCTGGtgtgaagaagatgaaatcaaggacaaattcaattctgtCAAGCTACAGGTCTCCCAGTGTATCAGAATCTCCCCAGAATCCATATACCCATAGCATTATTAAACAGGAACCAGACTTAAACATGAGAGGAGAATTACAGTCAATTCAGCAAGAAAATACATCACATAATCAACCTGGTCCATCAAATGTACTGCACTACGTAGATCAGAGACCCACGATCCCTACAAATACCATGCTAGACACAACAAACGATGTATTGAATAAACTATTATATAGCGAACCAATACATTCGGATTCTATATCACTAAGGGATTCAATATCTGAGCAACCTGAAATGGATTCGAACAGGAGAAGCATAGATACTATGTTCAATTCCAATTACCTTAATCAAGAATACCTCATGCTAGGGGATATAATATTGCATTCGAAGCCATCATCCCCTTCTCCTTCAAATACCAGTGCTTCTGAATACAATGGCGATGCGACGATTTCCCCAGCAAATACTTTGTTAAATAATACTAGGTTGGATTTCGATAATTCAAATGACCATATGTCAAATTCTAAGAGGAAGCTTAATAAACTAAAAGATTCAAGGCCATTCATAGCTTTAGGCGTTTCAAATGATGTGCCAATAAGTTTACAACCTGAAGGTACTCTAAGTTTAGATAATCTTAGTACTAAAAACGAAATTATGAATAAAGACAACATATCATCAAATCTGCTCAAAACCGACTACGTGTCTCCCTTAATAAGTCATCACATATACCAGTCAGTCCAAGACATATATATGCACAGCATTCCGAATTTTGACTATCCCCAGTCGTATCACCTGTTAACTAACTTTCTAAAGAGACGGTTTCTGGGAAACTCTCTAGCACATGACCAAAGACAGGCTAAACgtaacaatttattaatcaTATTAAAGCTAATTGCTAGTTATAGGCCAACCTTCATTTCTGCCCATAAAAACTTGTTGAAACCCTACGACTTGTTGTTTTTAGAAATGTCTTTTCAAAGATCATTAATAGACTACGAAAAACTACTactttttaattcttctccATCTATCATATGGCGTAGAACGGGTGAAATAGTTTCCATTTCTAACGATTTACTAAGTATATTAGGTTTTAATTTGTCAGAAATTTTGTCCAAACGAACTTTTATCATGGAATTAATGTATGACGACGAgtctattattaattactTCAAGTTGTTTAAATCGGTGGCTGTTGGTAATTTACACCTGAGTATTATTACGAAATGTAagttaatgaaaaattcatcgGCTGCATTTCATAATGAAGCGTCAGATGTTGCAGATAGAGagtatattgaattttgctCTGCATGGACCGTTAAGAGAGACCCATTTGATATACCTATGTTAATTATAGGTCAGTTCTTACCAATATTACCGGGTGGAGAAGGTGTAAGGAAGTATTGA
- a CDS encoding DEHA2F26752p (similar to uniprot|P46677 Saccharomyces cerevisiae YGR274C TAF1 TFIID subunit (145 kDa)) translates to MDKPKKQGKGGNPIAEESYNQFIGDSSNLPNDQVINDIFSSRKTQHAEDAVDYEDIDELADDDEIDLNDEQESSIPHDDVDNNEGDLQEQADEEFDNMFGNDGGEENNMDEDKFGSYSDNNNRLFNDLNNTDNLVDDDGFHDLNMGGIFEDDIQNRESHSAQPDRKRARPLESEENRRIKKQKLARIVKKLEERNTKKSLAYYFPNYAKDKPFNNHTLFLPSPKYYSYLRPPIALKSNVKPLIPNKLSLKIDVDQRKLFKAKKLPLNDSSENAKNNIINITSNDLDIIEELEKKGVQKVSNLNPISFLSSDGTNNDKFSEFSKDLILSTTYWDDDAIINAGDKKYDTGVPVKVEQRSLDMESDYEEDENIFNGQITEKNLKLDMNDPNLLFVPDKSASEKTKSKAVIPTNEKLLEMKFNISNDKEYEILKNNYNTKVRSQLSNLNIEHSIPALRLQTPYYRVKLTKEEARSFHRPKFNVRPGTLISFSKLKLRKKKKDRGKTSQEIFTKSSDLTTSDTSALIGMEYAEEYPQILSNFGMGSKLINYYRKEKEDDNSRPKAPLGETHVLGVEDRSPFWNFGHVAKGDFVPTLYNNMVRAPVFKHDTTQTDFLLVRSQGAGNHQKYFLRNINHLFAVGNTFPAVEVPAPHSRKVTNTSKNRLKMIVFRAMNMNDESRVSVKTIAHHFPDQNDMQNRQRLKEFMEYQKHGEDQGYWKIKNTDIVPSEDEIRSMITPEDVALLDSMQYGQQTLEDLAFLFSNEAGSKKEDIKKENKKDKSRDENTSDGEKEKDKPKEKNEKEKKSKLKDKDNDKDRDRDLEEEEELAPWNLTRNFVNANQTKAMLQLNGEGDPTGIGLGFSFFRSTQKSSFTPLFAPVKENVPKNNTAAYQQKLYENEVSRIWYAQRRSLTVDQSDGHDLSTVYNEYKPADHDRAVKHKIAKDKDIAINEEIGSAENKALRITRRFRDENGIVQRRVDTITDPRLIRAYIRRRKQIEDELLRNAEVDDIIPTNDKELNKLRRKALEEKLASLEKKAKSGKGRKPSKDVLHIAAAAGGKVIDANTVMLPDGSYAFGGKGIGKGKSKTRRCASCGAFGHIRTNKSCPLFYQNNEKEASTETNTTVGAETSVPPPSFPQAGPSGQ, encoded by the coding sequence ATGGATAAACCTAAGAAACAAGGCAAAGGTGGGAATCCGATTGCCGAAGAATCTTATAATCAGTTTATTGGtgattcatcaaatttgcCCAATGACCAGGtaattaatgatatatttctgTCTCGTAAGACCCAGCATGCTGAAGATGCTGTAGATTATGAAGATATCGATGAATTAgctgatgatgatgaaattgactTAAATGACGAACAGGAATCAAGTATTCCTCATGATGATGTAGATAATAACGAAGGAGACCTTCAAGAACAGGccgatgaagaatttgacaATATGTTTGGAAACGATGGCGGTGAAGAAAACAACATGGATGAAGATAAGTTTGGTTCGTATTCGGACAATAATAATCGTCTATTTAATGACTTGAATAATACTGACAACTTGgttgatgatgatggtTTTCATGATTTGAACATGGGtggaatatttgaagatgatataCAAAATAGGGAGAGTCATTCTGCGCAACCAGACAGAAAGCGGGCCCGCCCATTGGAACTGGAGGAGAATAGAAGAATAAAGAAGCAAAAGCTCGCAAGAATTGTAAAGAAACTAGAAGAGAGGAATACGAAGAAGAGTTTAGCTTACTATTTCCCCAATTATGCTAAAGATAAACCATTTAACAATCACACGTTGTTTCTACCATCTCCCAAGTACTATTCCTATCTTCGTCCCCCAATAGCATTAAAATCTAACGTTAAACCATTAATtccaaataaattatcattgaaaattgatgttgaccaaagaaaattatttaaggCTAAAAAGTTACCACTAAACGACAGCTCCGAGAATGCAAAAAATAACATAATAAATATCACGTCAAACGATTTAGACAtaatagaagaattagaaaaaaaaGGCGTTCAAAAGGTATCTAACCTAAACCCAATTTCATTCTTGAGTCTGGATggaacaaataatgataagttTTCTGAATTCTCGAAAGACTTGATTCTATCTACGACTTATTGGGATGATGATGCCATTATTAATGCAGGTGATAAAAAGTACGATACTGGCGTTCCTGTCAAAGTCGAGCAAAGATCACTTGATATGGAATCTGATTACGAAGAGGATGAAAACATATTTAATGGACAAATAACTGAAAAGAACTTGAAGTTAGACATGAACGATcctaatttattatttgtgCCTGATAAGTCTGCATCTGAAAAAACAAAATCCAAGGCTGTTATTCCtactaatgaaaaattattggaaatgaaattcaatatttctaatgataaagaatatgaaatattaaagaataattACAATACAAAGGTTAGAAGTCAATTGAGTAACTTAAATATTGAACATTCAATTCCAGCACTACGGTTGCAAACTCCTTACTATAGAGTTAAGTTGACTAAAGAGGAAGCAAGATCTTTCCATAGACCTAAATTTAATGTCAGGCCGGGTACATTAATAAGTTTTTCGAAATTGAAGTTGCGtaagaagaaaaaggaCAGAGGTAAAACATcccaagaaatatttacaaaGTCTTCGGATTTAACAACTTCAGACACGAGTGCTCTTATTGGGATGGAATACGCAGAAGAATATCCTCAAATTTTATCGAATTTTGGTATGGGttctaaattaattaattattatcgAAAGGAAAAGGAAGATGATAATTCGAGACCAAAAGCTCCGTTAGGTGAAACTCATGTTCTCGGTGTAGAAGATAGATCACCGTTCTGGAATTTTGGCCATGTTGCTAAGGGTGATTTTGTCCCAACTCTATACAACAATATGGTACGTGCTCCCGTTTTCAAACATGACACTACCCAAACCGACTTTTTGCTTGTTCGATCACAGGGAGCTGGTAatcatcaaaaatatttcttgagaaatattaatCATCTCTTTGCTGTGGGAAATACATTTCCTGCTGTGGAAGTCCCTGCTCCACATTCTAGGAAAGTTACTAATACTTCTAAAAACAGGTTGAAGATGATTGTATTTCGTGCAATGAATATGAATGATGAATCCCGTGTTTCTGTAAAGACTATTGCACATCATTTTCCCGATCAAAACGATATGCAAAATCGTCAAAGATTGAAGGAGTTCATGGAATATCAAAAACACGGTGAGGATCAAGgatattggaaaattaAGAATACTGACATTGTGCCGTCAGAAGACGAGATTAGATCTATGATCACTCCTGAAGACGTGGCGTTATTAGACAGTATGCAATATGGGCAGCAGACATTGGAGGATTTGGCCTTTTTGTTCAGTAATGAGGCAGGATCCAAAAAAGAGGATATCAAAAAGGAAAATAAGAAAGACAAATCTAGAGATGAGAATACTAGTGATGGtgaaaaagagaaagacAAACCTAAAGAGAAGAAtgagaaagagaagaaatcaaaattgaaagataaGGACAATGATAAAGATAGAGATAGGGatcttgaagaagaagaagaactCGCACCATGGAATTTAACTCGTAATTTCGTAAATGCCAATCAGACTAAGGCAATGCTCCAACTTAATGGTGAAGGAGACCCTACAGGCATTGGATTAGgattttcattctttaGATCGACACAAAAAAGCAGTTTCACTCCATTATTTGCACCCGTTAAGGAAAACGTTCCTAAAAACAATACTGCTGCGTATCAGCAAAAGCTTTATGAGAATGAAGTTTCAAGAATATGGTACGCGCAAAGAAGATCTTTGACTGTAGATCAACTGGATGGTCATGATTTAAGTACTGTGTACAATGAATATAAACCGGCAGACCATGATCGAGCAGTAAAACATAAAATAGCAAAAGATAAAGACATTGctattaatgaagaaattggatCTGCCGAGAATAAGGCTTTGAGGATAACAAGAAGATTCCgtgatgaaaatggtatTGTTCAAAGACGAGTTGATACTATTACTGATCCAAGATTAATACGAGCATATATAAGACGTAGAAagcaaattgaagatgaattattaaggAATGCCGAGGTTGACGATATTATTCCGACgaatgataaagaattaaacaaaCTCCGTCGTAAGGctttagaagaaaaattggcTAGTTTGGAAAAGAAAGCCAAGCTGGGGAAAGGTAGAAAACCTTCCAAGGATGTATTGCATATAGCTGCAGCTGCCGGTGGAAAAGTGATCGATGCTAACACTGTAATGTTACCAGACGGTTCTTATGCTTTTGGTGGCAAAGGTATTGGTAAGGGTAAAAGTAAAACTAGAAGATGCGCCTCGTGCGGTGCATTTGGTCACATTAGGACCAATAAGTCATGTCCATTATTTTATcagaataatgaaaaagaagctTCTACAGAAACCAACACTACTGTTGGTGCTGAAACTTCTGTACCGCCTCCGTCTTTTCCTCAGGCGGGACCGTCAGGTCAGTAG